A genomic region of Eucalyptus grandis isolate ANBG69807.140 chromosome 5, ASM1654582v1, whole genome shotgun sequence contains the following coding sequences:
- the LOC104447704 gene encoding UPF0481 protein At3g47200, with protein sequence MAGRNVWGLKQLYLQMSCKRRNFEAFFRRCASTSSQVHENCKASLLEKLNAKIPEESNNVCIYRVPTKLRQVEAKAYDPSIVSIGPYHRGDQRLKEMEEVKLKIFHRVFKSRQEGGDELDRVISAMEKLEPRARSCYADDVKLSRDEFTEMMTIDGCFILQLLREVGGCSSSSLLQRWMLPTLHRDLIKLENQLPMIVLHKLLKLVYANSQCEYSILSLQDLALKFFNPLLQRDSHTNAAGATAMNGACHFLDLFRSSILPEIQDQDRKRQPHMIRSVTVLKEAGVVLEKSPNDRAFDVQSEGRFLKIPPLHIDDHRGTLFRNMVALEQCHKKCKPDATAYLFFFDGLVSSADDVEILHYKGIVHHSLGSNEEAANLVNKLCREVDWNGEESYLHKVVCEDIDVYFISARAKLRGRLVHYYFSNWTVGISTVAGLFALYLTLIQTGCSVADALEYMQEESFWSYLSLSFFLPFSRPFMPLDQKDLNKE encoded by the coding sequence ATGGCAGGTAGAAACGTTTGGGGGTTGAAGCAGCTGTATCTGCAGATGTCATGCAAGAGAAGAAACTTTGAAGCTTTCTTCAGGAGATGTGCCTCAACCTCATCACAAGTGCATGAGAATTGCAAAGCCTCACTGCTAGAGAAATTGAATGCCAAGATTCCTGAAGAGAGCAACAATGTCTGCATCTACCGAGTCCCCACAAAACTGCGTCAAGTAGAGGCAAAGGCATATGATCCAAGCATTGTATCGATCGGCCCTTATCATCGTGGAGATCAACGCTTGAAAGAAATGGAGGAGGTAAAGCTAAAAATTTTCCATAGAGTTTTCAAGTCAAGACAAGAAGGTGGAGACGAACTAGACAGAGTGATTTCGGCAATGGAGAAACTAGAGCCGAGGGCTAGGAGTTGTTACGCAGACGATGTTAAGCTGAGCAGAGACGAGTTCACTGAGATGATGACCATCGATGGCTGCTTCATCCTGCAGCTCCTGAGGGAGGTCGGCGGCTGTTCTTCTTCATCCCTTCTTCAAAGGTGGATGTTGCCAACGCTGCACCGCGATTTAATCAAGCTTGAGAACCAGCTCCCAATGATAGTTCTACACAAATTACTCAAATTGGTCTATGCCAATTCTCAATGTGAATACTCGATTCTTTCCCTACAAGACCTCGCTTTGAAGTTCTTCAATCCGTTACTGCAGAGGGACTCCCATACGAATGCTGCCGGTGCCACCGCGATGAATGGGGCTTGTCactttcttgatcttttccgaTCCAGCATTCTCCCGGAGATTCAGGATCAGGACCGGAAAAGGCAACCGCACATGATCCGATCTGTAACTGTGTTGAAGGAAGCAGGAGTAGTCCTTGAGAAATCACCCAATGACAGGGCATTTGACGTCCAATCCGAGGGAAGGTTCCTGAAGATTCCGCCACTCCACATCGACGATCACAGAGGCACCTTGTTCCGCAACATGGTGGCCTTAGAGCAATGCCACAAGAAATGCAAACCCGACGCGACGGCATATCTGTTCTTCTTTGACGGGCTTGTGAGCTCGGCGGACGATGTGGAAATCCTCCATTACAAAGGCATAGTCCACCACTCCCTCGGAAGTAACGAAGAGGCGGCGAATCTGGTGAACAAGCTGTGCAGAGAAGTGGACTGGAATGGCGAAGAGTCGTATCTGCACAAAGTGGTGTGCGAAGACATTGACGTCTACTTCATTAGCGCTCGCGCGAAGCTCAGAGGGCGCCTCGTTCATTACTACTTCAGCAACTGGACAGTCGGAATTTCGACTGTGGCAGGATTGTTCGCGCTATATCTGacgctaatccaaacaggttgcAGTGTCGCTGATGCACTAGAATATATGCAGGAGGAAAGCTTCTGGTCATACCTAAGTCTATCATTTTTTCTGCCCTTCTCTCGCCCCTTCATGCCGCTAGATCAAAAGGATTTGAACAAGGAATGA
- the LOC104445798 gene encoding glucose-6-phosphate isomerase 1, chloroplastic-like isoform X2 translates to MLNLKLFISHFNQGHTVYGNKGSTYQHTYIKHLREGVHNFFGTFIEVLRDRPPGHDWELEPGLSCSDYLFGMLQELVEPLTLEEVAEHCHAPEEKLGVSLRTSS, encoded by the exons AtgttaaatctcaaattgttcATTTCACATTTCAATCAAGGGCATACTGTTTATGGAAATAAAGGAAGCACATATCAGCATAC CTACATAAAACATCTGAGAGAGGGTGTGCACAACTTCTTCGGAACATTCATTGAAGTGCTTCGTGATAGACCACCTGGTCATGATTGGGAGCTTGAACCAGGTCTTTCCTGTAGTGACTATCTGTTTGGAATGCTTCAG GAGCTTGTCGAGCCTCTGACTCTTGAAGAAGTAGCTGAACATTGCCATGCTCCTGAAGAG AAGTTGGGTGTCTCGCTGCGCACCTCTTCGTAA
- the LOC104445798 gene encoding glucose-6-phosphate isomerase 1, chloroplastic-like isoform X1, with translation MLNLKLFISHFNQGHTVYGNKGSTYQHTYIKHLREGVHNFFGTFIEVLRDRPPGHDWELEPGLSCSDYLFGMLQELVEPLTLEEVAEHCHAPEEIIAHMAAYNRAMIAEGSCGSPRSIKVFLGECNVDELYA, from the exons AtgttaaatctcaaattgttcATTTCACATTTCAATCAAGGGCATACTGTTTATGGAAATAAAGGAAGCACATATCAGCATAC CTACATAAAACATCTGAGAGAGGGTGTGCACAACTTCTTCGGAACATTCATTGAAGTGCTTCGTGATAGACCACCTGGTCATGATTGGGAGCTTGAACCAGGTCTTTCCTGTAGTGACTATCTGTTTGGAATGCTTCAG GAGCTTGTCGAGCCTCTGACTCTTGAAGAAGTAGCTGAACATTGCCATGCTCCTGAAGAG ATCATCGCTCACATGGCTGCCTACAACAGAGCAATGATTGCTGAGGGCAGTTGTGGATCGCCTAGAAGCATCAAAGTTTTCCTCGGGGAGTGTAATGTTGATGAATTATATGCTTGA
- the LOC108956848 gene encoding receptor-like protein 14 — translation MKKRALWVLVVIWGIACLCGSRGCWEQERVALLALNATLNLRYWVDAGGSYFNCCSWEGVECKPTTGRVTHLMLSDTRCYRFSVKTWYLNTSLLLPFEELKSLHLSYNYLGGWIAPEEPNLLSSRLSKLEELDLSGNSLDNSILSILSTIPSL, via the exons ATGAAAAAGAGAGCATTGTGGGTGCTTGTGGTGATTTGGGGTATCGCATGTTTATGTGGCTCTCGTGGGTGTTGGGAGCAAGAAAGGGTTGCACTCTTAGCGCTCAATGCCACCTTGAACCTGAGATATTGGGTGGATGCCGGGGGATCATATTTCAATTGTTGCAGTTGGGAAGGTGTTGAGTGCAAACCCACCACAGGGCGAGTCACTCATTTAATGCTCTCCGATACGAGATGTTACCGTttcagtgtcaaaacttggtacCTAAACACTTCTCTACTTCTTCCCTTTGAAGAACTCAAGAGCCTTCACTTGTCCTACAACTATTTAGGAGGGTGGATTGCACCAGAAG AACCAAACCTGCTATCTTCAAGGCTGAGCAAACTAGAGGAACTTGACTTGAGTGGTAACTCTCTAGATAATTCTATTCTATCCATTCTCAGTACAATTCCATCTCTCTGA
- the LOC108957027 gene encoding receptor-like protein 15 has translation MELDISDNVVNAVATIEGIKNLSHLENLHLDYVHLKHVGTVVRALGALSSLRILSLRYNTIEGTITTQDFHNFSKLEQLILDGSSLNTSIGILSNLGPLTSLRLLSSSNTHLSGNLSDHGLCNLVKLEELDLSFNGITGELPTCWRNMSSIRTLNLEDNELTNSVVSSPLTSLTSLEFLSISSNHFDIPSSLGPLANHSRLKVLILDDTKLTIDTKVASLIPSFQLKVLSMSNSPSRGFELTSLGFLNHQYDLRILDLSLNDIPGPFPAWLLENNTKLKMLFMANNLFTTLEVPSMTLFYLWSMDISNNSMRGELTTEFCTNVPNLSHLILSANRLEGNIPSELGSIKFLHILDLSSNNFSGGLPIQLLDSKLGHLNVAYNKLQGEIVLSDHIMNARLSHLRLDHNLFIGSLSFLSSLVDLWVLDVSYNNFTGELPKLIANMSSLMALDLSKNQLDGLIPQELCNLGWLQYLDLSDNNLSGPLPSFFVSEWMRHIHLSRNKLNGTLVHALSSSSHLVTMDLSENEFFGSIPYWLGNLSQLSILSLKGNSFYGTFPEQLCKLKSLSMMDLSENNLFGPLPSCLGPMNFSKDYTYKVTSVWDRGIEMLGWLPWSYVRTIKSLPESFHEKMIEEFQAPHIVGFTTKRRFDSYKGYSLLKMVGLLLSCNQFSGEIPPEIAILQEMLVLNLSHNKLTGRIPMSLSSLTKIESIDLSYNNLIGSISEELTQLNSLEVFNVSYNDLSGTIPNKYQFGAFDESSYYGNHLLCGLPLSKKCSTIINVNCSATKSCTTAKEDGFIDEQTFYISFGVSYTTVGLIIPVVLFINPQWRQGWFHYVELVITTCQSLFITCYYSVKDGFQKLSRGQTF, from the exons ATGGAGCTGGACATAAGTGATAACGTAGTCAATGCGGTGGCTACTATTGAAG GCATCAAAAACTTGAGCCACTTAGAGAACCTCCACCTAGATTATGTCCACTTGAAGCATGTGGGGACCGTTGTGCGAGCATTAGGGGCACTGTCATCTCTAAGGATCCTTTCTCTCCGGTATAATACAATAGAAGGAACAATTACTACTCAAG ATTTCCATAACTTCAGTAAGTTGGAACAACTCATCTTGGATGGTTCTTCGTTGAACACAAGCATAGGAATCCTTTCCAACCTTGGTCCGTTGACATCCCTTAGATTGTTGTCCTCATCCAACACCCATCTAAGTGGCAACCTATCAGATCATG GCTTGTGTAACCTAGTAAAACTAGAAGAGTTGGATCTTAGCTTTAACGGAATTACTGGCGAGCTTCCTACATGTTGGCGAAACATGTCCTCTATTCGGACTCTGAATCTTGAAGACAATGAACTTACAAATAGTGTCGTGTCATCTCCCCTCACTAGTCTTACATCTCTcgaatttctttccatttcgaGTAACCATTTTGATATCCCCTCATCACTCGGCCCACTTGCAAACCATTCAAGACTTAAGGTGCTAATTCTTGATGACACCAAACTAACAATTGATACCAAAGTTGCATCTTTGATCCCGAGTTTCCAGTTGAAGGTTTTGAGTATGTCAAATAGTCCATCAAGAGGATTCGAATTGACTTCTCTGGgctttctcaatcatcaatatGACCTAAGAATTTTGGATCTCTCCTTGAATGACATTCCGGGTCCCTTTCCAGCTTGGTTGTTGGAAAACAACACCAAgttgaaaatgctttttatggcaaataatttatttacgACACTTGAGGTTCCATCAATGACCCTTTTTTATCTTTGGAGCATGGACATATCCAACAACAGCATGAGAGGAGAGCTCACTACCGAATTTTGCACAAATGTCCCAAATCTGTCCCACCTTATTCTATCAGCCAATAGATTGGAAGGGAATATTCCATCTGAACTGGGTAGTATAAAATTCCTACATATCTTAGACCTATCTAGCAATAATTTCTCAGGGGGACTACCTATCCAGTTACTAGATAGTAAATTGGGTCACCTCAACGTAGCATATAACAAATTGCAAGGAGAAATTGTACTTTCCGACCACATCATGAATGCACGTTTGTCACATTTGCGGTTAGACCACAACTTGTTCATTGGaagtctctcttttctttcatcactCGTAGATTTGTGGGTATTGGACGTTAGCTACAACAATTTCACCGGCGAGCTTCCCAAATTGATTGCAAACATGTCATCGCTTATGGCCCTTGACTTGTCCAAAAATCAGTTGGATGGCCTCATCCCTCAAGAACTCTGCAATCTTGGTTGGCTTCAGTATTTGGATTTGTCTGACAACAATCTCTCTGGTCCATTACCATCATTTTTTGTCTCAGAGTGGATGCGCCACATCCATTTGAGTAGGAACAAATTGAATGGTACACTCGTGCATGCGCTCTCTAGTAGCTCCCATTTGGTGACCATGGATTTAAGTGAAAATGAGTTCTTCGGAAGCATACCCTATTGGCTAGGTAACCTCTCTCAATTGAGCATTCTTTCACTGAAAGGTAATAGCTTCTATGGAACATTTCCCGAGCAATTGTGCAAGTTGAAAAGCTTAAGTATGATGGATCTTTCTGAAAACAATCTGTTTGGTCCATTACCTAGTTGCTTGGGACCCATGAATTTTTCCAAAGATTACACCTATAAGGTAACTTCAGTATGGGACAGAGGAATTGAAATGCTAGGATGGCTTCCTTGGTCTTATGTGAGGACAATTAAAAGTCTACCTGAGTCCTTCCACGAAAAAatgatagaagaatttcaagctCCACATATTGTTGGGTTCACAACAAAAAGAAGGTTTGATTCTTATAAAGGCTACTCACTTCTTAAAATGGTGGGACTACTTCTTTCTTGCAACCAATTCAGCGGCGAGATCCCACCGGAGATAGCAATCTTACAAGAAATGCTTGTGCTAAACTTGTCACATAACAAGCTTACAGGACGTATACCAATGTCATTGTCAAGCCTCACGAAGATAGAGAGCATTGACCTTTCCTACAACAACTTGATTGGTTCTATCTCTGAAGAGCTTACTCAGTTGAATTCCCTGGAAGTCTTCAATGTGTCTTACAATGACTTGTCAGGAACCATACCAAACAAATATCAATTTGGGGCGTTCGATGAAAGCAGTTACTATGGAAACCATCTTCTGTGTGGATTGCCATTGAGTAAGAAGTGTTCGACAATCATTAACGTTAATTGCTCAGCAACAAAATCATGCACAACAGCTAAAGAAGATGGTTTCATAGATGAACAGACATTCTATATCAGCTTTGGAGTGTCATACACGACAGTTGGACTGATAATTCCGGTTGTTCTGTTCATCAACCCCCAATGGCGACAGGGATGGTTTCACTATGTGGAACTAGTTATCACCACATGTCAGAGCTTGTTCATCACATGCTACTATTCTGTGAAGGACGGCTTTCAAAAATTGTCTAGAGGCCAAACATTTTAG